Proteins encoded in a region of the Anopheles aquasalis chromosome 2, idAnoAquaMG_Q_19, whole genome shotgun sequence genome:
- the LOC126570380 gene encoding rab3 GTPase-activating protein regulatory subunit has product MSCEVKVLSVIEDLREVQEQFGLSSDENWLNSVSYSLSPAGDTLALGHGSILLVLTSRWDRQRQLNVYRTAWRGAIDDASCNITSILCTPIVGQGQSSQTMVDFSYIIVGLDSGLVLFYGETGTLVHSQIFHQEPIQALKAQSGKHINEELYVMYASCTVILQGSQVFPLLRSLRQQINRYGAGSPKVNEAQETIACRKWSYEKGMTIVDAVVVGPQKSCTFDHLLTASLEGGFFAKYRHAAPQNSLIVAAGSKPYVGFHYAKEGFTQPLLADVARAVASKIKSALPSWLGGGGGGSSAQQQATAEPQLPPSEPLICRFGLCDLQRNAFAVWLAPNYQLAAVADNLGRIILVDCQRGIALRIWKGYRDAQCGFVEVPEKLPKDSSTAAGGSSRKLDRRRALFLVIYAPRRSVLEVWSLRSGGAKVAAFSAAKNGQLLYNTHSQMGVTSGASKIKYSGHGCTFLDPSDNSLKEIVIPFHCALSDSKSKMAKDLHLLKRLKVCIKSGDGSEAEELDELSDMCRCFETDEIRLQCVEMLAKQRRIRPRLFAAAVDIFAEASLEGPTASSVASTTTGTMTTADMEYEEEIETRSECVLLSKSPLRIMCENYQRLVMFYLYLHGDLPTMEGEQTAQEETQAECTQEGQLSEQELTVIEQLIELLRMNNATKENIQIAGNSTGSTGVGAGSTGGPKGVKFEESVGSGVRNTSFMEYLSSFNVTNDELILLREEHGANAYAGLGKIIFETLYRKSDGRIARLNGFLSAAEASGLMPEDLLRIFLAYWLRLPFAYQDTAALMDDLDRFNAVLHQICLLARDKIIFDNNTICLWWQSVREYLLESPCALRGLLAALMCRNEALRHEHRRRSVEEEVSERFEEVTQEACQWTLLIDKLEDVAILGTILAEGVRCLHPRWPTLKYHKPSVSLKEILTGGKGIIGELVAKWIASTGIEPDMLVIEVPPEATETDPKPAPVTDMKASPDKVLPTRSDRRERNRQLALIKANLLQTSEYGPDERDGDEGTKEQLDPVLYNLNILRLHFPFSLDSGQLLAQLAWEYIGAWSRNMANIACLKAGLACLHAIPRLQYSIKHGLCCMVWNAHLKIPLEATKKLVNKVGRLPKEKLCLQDIGISDALVSQFLECCLEFFEHFAGSIDHDKLEPRFEELLQEGPVPLTVLAVQQNSANMALLRLHQELTLVLLMLTSFNVRYASKPIQQLFDGMANQAFFAEINRQLSANSALPKADQLLRKTRLEFLCRTVTATMDLIHEEMQVVYYTDHNDWMEKVERLAGAWELEFGDIRKHQIIELYAHGWDTYAHELLENVIPDQTFANLLLTIAGRRLALYTKANPSTWGQIAAVGPLLTDYLDTLVSNGNYGPPLRFAGLEEETLQTADGAEMFIEKITKLTEKAFNALSALAVNAKGTSKELRIAGLIFDACATIKDHQPTHQ; this is encoded by the exons ATTGGTGCTGTTTTACGGTGAAACCGGGACACTCGTTCACTCGCAAATATTCCACCAGGAACCGATACAGGCGCTCAAAGCGCAAAGTGGCAAGCATATCAACGAGGAGCTGTACGTAATGTACGCCTCGTGTACCGTGATCTTACAGGGATCGCAGGTATTTCCACTGCTGCGTAGTCTCCGGCAGCAGATTAATCGCTACGGAGCGGGCAGCCCCAAGGTGAACGAAGCTCAGGAAACGATTGCATGTCGCAAGTGGAGCTACGAGAAGGGTATGACGATCGTGGATGCGGTCGTTGTGGGACCGCAAAAAAGCTGCACATTCGATCACCTACTAACGGCCAGTCTGGAGGGTGGCTTCTTCGCCAAGTATCGCCACGCGGCACCGCAGAACTCGCTCATCGTTGCTGCGGGCAGTAAACCGTACGTTGGGTTCCACTACGCAAAGGAAGGCTTCACGCAACCGCTGCTGGCTGACGTTGCTCGAGCGGTGGCCAGTAAAATCAAATCCGCCTTACC ATCttggcttggtggtggtggtggtggatcgtcaGCACAGCAGCAAGCCACTGCGGAACCACAGCTTCCTCCCTCGGAACCACTGATTTGTCGCTTTGGGCTATGCGATCTTCAGCGGAATGCATTCGCTGTCTGGCTTGCACCGAACTATCAGCTAGCGGCCGTTGCTGACAATTTGGGGCGCATCATACTGGTCGACTGCCAGCGTGGTATCGCACTGCGCATCTGGAAAGGCTATCGAGATGCTCAGTGTGGGTTTGTGGAGGTACCAGAGAAGCTTCCGAAAGACTCCTCGACAGCAGCCGGAGGATCCTCTCGTAAATTGGACCGCCGGAGAGCGTTATTCCTCGTGATCTACGCTCCCAGACGTTCCGTACTGGAGGTGTGGTCCCTGCGTTCCGGTGGTGCTAAGGTGGCTGCCTTTAGTGCGGCCAAAAATGGACAGCTGCTGtacaacacacacagccagATGGGAGTGACGAGTGGTGCAAGCAAGATCAAGTATTCCGGCCACGGTTGCACCTTTCTCGATCCGTCTGACAATAGCTTGAAGGAGATCGTAATACCGTTTCACTGTGCGCTGAGCGATTCCAAGTCCAAAATGGCCAAGGATTTGCATCTGCTGAAGCGCCTGAAGGTTTGCATCAAATCAGGCGACGGTAGCGAGGCGGAAGAGTTGGATGAGCTGAGCGATATGTGCCGTTGCTTTGAGACTGACGAGATCCGGTTGCAGTGCGTCGAGATGTTGGCCAAACAACGGCGCATAAGGCCACGGTTGTTTGCGGCAGCAGTGGACATTTTCGCAGAGGCATCACTAGAAGGGCCGACGGCTTCATCGGTAGCGAGCACAACTACTGGCACGATGACAACGGCTGATATGGAGTACGAGGAAGAGATTGAAACTCGATCCGAGTGTGTATTGCTTAGCAAAAGCCCACTACGGATTATGTGCGAAAACTATCAACGGTTGGTCATGTTCTATCTGTATCTACACGGTGATCTGCCTACGATGGAGGGAGAGCAAACAGCGCAAGAAGAAACACAGGCGGAGTGTACCCAAGAAGGTCAACTATCCGAGCAAGAGCTTACCGTGATTGAACAACTGATCGAGTTACTGCGGATGAATAACGCAACGAAGGAGAACATTCAAATTGCTGGTAACAGTACGGGCAGTACCggcgttggtgctggtagtaCAGGAGGCCCTAAGGGCGTTAAGTTTGAAGAAAGTGTTGGTTCCGGTGTGCGCAACACGAGTTTTATGGAGTACCTGTCCTCGTTCAACGTAACCAACGATGAGCTTATTCTGTTGCGTGAAGAGCATGGCGCTAATGCGTACGCTGGGCTAGGGAAGATCATCTTCGAAACGCTGTACCGAAAGAGCGATGGGCGGATTGCACGACTGAATGGATTCCTGTCAGCTGCCGAAGCAAGTGGATTGATGCCGGAAGATTTATTGCGAATTTTCCTGGCCTATTGGCTTCGACTCCCCTTCGCGTATCAAGATACGGCAGCCCTGATGGACGATCTCGATCGTTTCAATGCGGTGCTACACCAAATCTGCCTGCTGGCACGTGATAAAATCATCTTTGATAACAACACCATCTGCCTGTGGTGGCAATCGGTTAGAGAGTATCTGCTCGAATCACCGTGTGCCTTGCGGGGTCTGCTCGCGGCCCTGATGTGCCGCAATGAAGCGCTGCGGCAcgagcatcgtcgacggagcGTCGAGGAGGAGGTGAGCGAACGGTTCGAGGAGGTAACTCAGGAAGCATGCCAGTGGACGCTGCTGATCGACAAGCTCGAAGATGTGGCAATTCTGGGTACGATTTTGGCCGAAGGTGTCCGCTGTCTCCATCCTCGATGGCCTACGTTGAAGTACCATAAGCCATCGGTTAGCTTGAAGGAGATACTAACGGGAGGAAAGGGTATCATTGGTGAACTGGTTGCGAAGTGGATCGCTTCGACCGGTATCGAACCGGATATGCTCGTGATAGAGGTACCACCAGAAGCAACTGAAACGGATCCAAAACCAGCACCGGTGACCGATATGAAAGCTTCTCCGGACAAAGTGTTACCAACGCGAAGCGATCGGCGCGAACGGAACCGTCAATTGGCGTTAATTAAGGCAAACCTTCTGCAAACGTCCGAGTATGGTCCCGACGAGCGAGACGGTGATGAGGGAACGAAGGAGCAGCTCGATCCCGTGCTTTACAACTTAAACATTCTGCGGTTACACTTTCCGTTCAGTCTCGATTCCGGGCAGCTGCTGGCACAGCTTGCCTGGGAGTACATTGGAGCGTGGAGTCGGAACATGGCCAACATAGCCTGCCTGAAAGCGGGCCTTGCGTGTCTGCATGCGATACCGCGTCTGCAGTATTCCATCAAGCACGGTCTGTGCTGTATGGTATGGAACGCGCACCTGAAAATCCCGCTCGAGGCGACCAAAAAGCTCGTTAACAAAGTAGGCCGGTTGCCGAAGGAGAAGCTGTGTCTGCAGGACATCGGTATCAGCGATGCGCTCGTGTCACAGTTTCTGGAGTGTTGCCTGGAGTTTTTCGAACACTTTGCCGGTAGCATCGATCATGATAAATTAGAACCACGATTTGAAGAATTGCTACAAGAGGGACCAGTCCCTCTAACGGTGCTGGCAGTACAGCAAAACTCCGCCAATATGGCGCTTCTTCGGTTACACCAGGAGCTgacactggtgctgctgatgcttacATCGTTCAATGTGCGCTACGCTAGCAAACCGATCCAGCAGCTGTTCGACGGTATGGCCAATCAAGCATTTTTCGCCGAAATCAATCGACAGCTGAGCGCTAACAGTGCACTGCCCAAGGCGGACCAACTGCTGAGAAAGACTCGTCTCGAGTTTCTCTGCCGTACCGTTACCGCTACGATGGATTTAATACACGAGGAGATGCAGGTTGTCTACTACACGGATCACAACGATTGGATGGAGAAAGTCGAGCGACTGGCCGGTGCATGGGAACTAGAGTTTGGTGACATCCGGAAACATCAG ATAATCGAACTATATGCTCATGGCTGGGATACGTACGCGcacgagctgctggagaacGTAATACCGGATCAAACCTTCGCAAATCTTCTGCTCACCATTGCTGGCCGCCGGTTAGCACTGTACACCAAAGCGAACCCTAGCACGTGGGGACAGATTGCTGCCGTCGGACCGCTCCTAACCGATTATCTCGATACACTA GTTAGCAACGGTAACTACGGGCCTCCTTTGCGGTTCGCCGGACTGGAGGAGGAAACCCTGCAGACTGCGGATGGCGCTGAGATGTTTATTGAAAAGATAACCAAACTAACGGAGAAAGCCTTCAATGCTCTCTCAGCGCTGGCGGTCAATGCGAAAGGAACCTCAAAGGAACTACGTATCGCTGGACTAATATTTGATGCCTGTGCCACCATTAAAGATCACCAGCCTACGCACCAGTAG